The window GCCTGGATTACGCCCTGGCTGGGCAGCTGGCGACGGCTCTCGCTGGGCGCCTACGGCGTCCAGTGTGCTGGCGTGCGTTGGGCGAGAACGGTATCGCCGCGGGTGAAGCCGGCCAGCGTTTGCTGCCGCAGGCGCAGGAGCCGGTCGATGTGGTCGTGCTGGTATTCGGCGTCAACGACACCACCCATTTCACTACGCTAGCGGCCTGGCGCGCAGCCTTGCAGCAGATGATCGAGTACTTTCAGCGGCGCGGAGCCCGGGTGCTCTGCACGGCGGTGCCGCCGCTGCAGCATTTCAGTGCCTTGCCCTGGCTGCTGCGGCAACTGCTGGGCTGGCGCGCCAGCTTGCTGGATGAGCAGTTGCGAGTTTTGGCCGGGCAACTGGGCGCGCACTACTGTGGCGCGGCGCTGACCATGCAGAAAGATTATCTGGCCATCGATGGCTATCACCCGTCGACGCTGGGTTATCGGGTCTGGGGCGCGAGTCTGGCCGAGGCGCTCTGCTTGGCATAAGGCTGGGTGCTGTGGCTAGGCGCTGGTCTTGGGCGGTGGGCCGACACGCCACGCGCGCACCTGCTGTACACGGTTTTCCCCGGCGGCCAGGGTTTCCAGGCGGTAGGGGCCGATTTTCAGGCATACGCCGTTGTCCGGGATTTGCTCCAGGGCTTCGGTGATCAGGCCGTTGAGGGTTTTCGGTCCGTCGCAGGGCAGTTGCCAGCCCAGCGCGCGGTTCAATTCGCGCAGGTGCAGGGAGCCGTCGAGGCGGTAGCAGCCTTCCTCCTCGCTCTGGATGGCCGGATTGGGGGCGAGCTCATCGAGATTCCCGAACTCGCCCACCAGTTCCTCGAAAATATCCTCCAGGCTGACCAGGCCCAGCACTTCGCCGTACTCGTCCACCACGATGGCCA is drawn from Pseudomonas cavernae and contains these coding sequences:
- a CDS encoding SGNH/GDSL hydrolase family protein, producing the protein MSGWRGLAWWAVALPLLPLLLPLALRTRRNALRLTPAAGAEQGLVGATAGGEPLRVLLLGESTVAGVGASCLDYALAGQLATALAGRLRRPVCWRALGENGIAAGEAGQRLLPQAQEPVDVVVLVFGVNDTTHFTTLAAWRAALQQMIEYFQRRGARVLCTAVPPLQHFSALPWLLRQLLGWRASLLDEQLRVLAGQLGAHYCGAALTMQKDYLAIDGYHPSTLGYRVWGASLAEALCLA